ATGGATGGTTGGATAATGTTGGGAATGTATATCGCTTTTCTTGCTCAGGCCCTCCTTAGAGGAAAAAAAGAAAGCGAAAAAGTGGAATGGAAGAAAAAGGAGATCTGGTTGGCGGTAGCAGGTCTGGTTGCTCTAGGTTTAGGCGCCTTTTTCACAGTTCGTGCTACAGAAAACCTGGTTTCCTCCTTTGGATTATCCCAAATAGTGGGTGGTTTATTTATTACAGCTCCAATGGCTGCATTGCCCGAAGTTTTTGCTACCTGGAGTGTAGCTAAAAGTGGTCAAATAACTTCCGGTGTCACCAGCGTCATAGGAGATCATGCCGTTACGCTTACAGTAGCGTTTTTCCCTCTGGCATTAGTTGGTCTGCCAGTGGGTAACTTCCCCTTATTCGTGACGGTCTTGAGCTTCGTAGGCCTGGTAGGTATTCTTTATGCCGCTTTTATTCATATGGGCAGCAAGAAAAGCGGACATGGTTTTAAGCGATGGCAGGTTGCTACACTTGGAGGTGTTCTGCTCGTTTATGTAGGTGTTGTGCTTTTTGGGGTACTGAATATTTTTTAACAGTGGGCAAAGTAATGACTGAACCTGTGAACCAATAGTTCCTATTAACTGTTTGTTCTATAGATATGTTCGCTTGCATTACCTTGACCGCCTTTCCTGAGGATACCACAGATCCAATGCTGGTTTCCTCTATCCGCAGCCGACTGAATTATAAGATGTTTAAACAAAAAATGGATGATTTTTGAAAGATTTATGGTTCTCATCAGTTTCCAACAATAAATTGATTTCATTCAACTGAGGCTATTTTTGAAATTAAGATTTCCATTTAAAGGCCATCTTCTTTACTCATTTTCTGTTGAAGATTAAGCATCAGTTCCTCTAAGAATTTTGTTTTGCTTCCTTTCCTAGCTTTTATTTCTGAGTAGGTCTTGTAGACGTTATCCAGCTTAACATTAAAAAAATCTTCAAAGGAGGTAGTAATCGTATTAAGATCTGCAGCACCATGATTTAATGCGCCATCTGAGTACAAGGCGTAAATCAACTCAGTCAAAGCTGTTTTCGAAGAAGTCCAAAATAAAACCGGATGCTTTCTTTCCTGAGAAATGAAACTTCGACCCGGACGCAGTTCTCCCAGACATTTTCTTATATAATGCAGAAATCGATGCATGGCTTTAATTTTAGACCACAACATGTCATGAGAGGTTGAGAATTCGGGAAACTGGTAGTAGTTAACCAGTGGAGTAAAAGGGAAATTGTTCTGGTAGTTGCGGGTGAATAACTGGTGATCCAAATAATTGTGACCCAATTCCATGTAATGAGAAAAATCAATATTCCTGTAAAAAAATTTATTAACCTTTTTTATTTCTTTCTCAAAAAACCTGACCTGGAAATTAACCCCTGCTTTTGGTTTCCTTATTTCACAGGAACGAACTTCTGTGAAATAAATTAAATAGCTCATAACAGAAGGCTTAACTTCTTTGAAAAAGTGGATCTCTTCTTCTACCGATTCTAAATCCTCCTTTTCAATAAGATCTTTTAATTCGGTAAGAACCCTATTGCAGAGGTCGATACCCTTATTTGTCACCCTGATTTGCTGTTCTGGAGAATCTAAAATGACAGCTATTTTCTGTTCAAATGATTCCACTACTCCATGAAATCTCTTCATATTAATTTGATGGATTGAAAAACTGGAAGGGGGGAGCTCACGTATGCCAATTTAGTTATCTACTATTCTGCATCGTTTCTAGAAGTTCTAATGAGAAGTTATCCTTCGCCTGAACATAACAAACCTTTGGTATTATTTCTGCCCCCAATTTGCGTTTCTCAAAGGCAGCGGTTAAACCAAAATCGATCTTTTTATAACCTAAATTTTTCGCTCTTGTAATTGTGCGATAAAGTAGTTGCCTATAAACATTAAATTCTCGGGCGTATTGATAATCCATTCCAATGAACTCTGGAACATAAGTCATTTCCAAATTTTTATAGCAAAACATCACCCCTACGAGTTCCACAGAATTATTTTCAGTCCACTCCTTCTTTAGATATAATAAGAGGAACTCCCAATTTGGATCCTCATTCATGCTACGGAAAAGCTTCTCGGGAAAAGAAAAGGTGTTTAGCCCCGGATTATTCTGCCTCACGTTTTCATAAAGCACCTGCAACTTTGGAAGTATATCCTGCTGAACATTTTGACAAACCGTCAATTCAAACTTATCCTCAAAAGCAGCTATGTCTTTTCCAAAGTGTCTTCTGGATCGTCGTGAAAGTGTGGACTGGAAATCTTCAGGTGTGTCCCAATTGAAATTTTTATATACACTGGATTCGGGCATATTCACCTTTACAAAGCCGTGATCATGAAAAATTCCATTGTAGGGAGTATCCGATGGGAAATCCCGAAGTACTATCATAGAACTATTGTAGTTCTCGTGATCTACGTTTTCCAGGATGTCAATAAAAACCTTCCAAACTTTTAAAAGATTCGGATGTGATTCGTTAATATAAATGTGATCGCCTTCAGTAAAAATGGAACCGGTACTTAGAACCTGAGATGTCAGAAAATAAGCTCCCATAGTTTTTCTCTGTTCTTCAACTTTGAGAGAAGTAGAAGCAGGTGCCAACAAATCGTCTTTCCAAAGTGCATGGCTTAAGCTGCTGGCCAGAATTGGCTCATCATTCTCATCTTTGATTATTAAATACTTAAAATCCCAGTTGTGTTCTTTTTTACTGTTACCCCTAAAAACATTCTCCAAAAAGAGTTGTCCATCCCAGTCGAGAATCCCTTTTCCTTTAAACATCCTGTTCCACTCCTCCTTTTCAATTTTTTCTATTGAATCTTCTATAAGAATTTTGAAGTCATGGGGTACTAACTGCTTTTCTTCTTCCTTTACTTTTTCTGTAGGCATTTTAAAAGCCTTTCTTACTTTAAGAAGTGAAGCACCCGTCTCTTCCAATGCTGCAGTATAATGATATTCCATCGCTTCAACCAGGCCTTTTATATCACTGGCCTTATTGTGACGAGAAATGGTAATTCTTACCCCGGTGTTTTTTACGGGCACAGCAGGATAAATTCCCAGGTTTACATAAAAACCTTCCTTGAGTAAACGTTGGACAAAATTATATCCTGAGATGGGCATTCCTGTCCCGATGTAAAAAACAGGAGAATTATTCCTATCTATAAGCGGTAATTCCGTTTGGTCCAGAAGATGATTAAAATAATTAATTCTTGCCTGCAGCTCGGCCTGAAGAGAGTAAATTTCAGTAGACAGATGGATATCAGCAGAAGCAATGGCAGCTCCCACAGATGCAGGTTCTAGTTGCGCAGAAAATGTAAGAGGACCGCCAAAGGTCTTTATCTTATTATGTAATCTTTTGTCTGAACAAACGGCAACTGCCCCACTGGCACCAAAGGTTTTACTAAGCGTTCCCACCAGTAACACATTTTTGGGCAGCTCATTTAAGATGCTTGAAACATATCCTGTACCATTTTCTCCATTCCAGCTCATCCCATGCACATCATCAAAATAAAAGTGTAACTGAGGATATTTGTTTGCCAATTGCATCAGTTGTTCAATCGGTGCAAAATCTCCGTACATAGAATAAACCCCATCAGCCATATACCAAATCTTACTGCATTTTCCAATTAGTGCCTTTATCTTGTCTTCAAGCATATCCAGATTGTTATGTCTGATCATTTCTACAGGTACGCCCCTGGTCTTTAGAAGTTGTGTAGCATTCTGCACACTCCAATGTACCTGATGATCCAGGATCACCCCATCTTCATCTCGGACTGCAGTTGGTATTACAGCTAAATGTCCAAGTGTACTATTTTTAGTAATAATCACTGGTTGTCCATACATCTGGCCAACCTTTTCCTCAAGGGTCGCGTAAAGGGGATGAGAAATATAGCTTTTGGATAGAGGAAACTGCGTACCATACCTTCTGATAGCGTCAATAGCTGCCTCTTTTAACCGAGGGTCCTGTTCTAATCCCAGGTATCCAGTTGTTCCAAAATGATAATGCTGTTTGCCGCTGATCTGGATGGTCCTACCGGAAAATACATTACCATCTGAATGAAGGTGTAGCACGCCAGCTTTCTTTGCACTGGTAAAAACTTCATCAACCGTGTCTAGAAAATTATTCTGTTTGATCTTTGCCATTTTGGAGCTGTTTAAAATTATTTAGATGAAACTAAGTAATTTGAATTGAGCAAAGTACCTAATTCAGTTTTTAGCTATTAACAGAATCCTTTATAGGCAAGCACTTATACTTTATAGGCAAAATAAATTTAATCTTGCGGTGCCGAATTATTTTAATACTCTTAGAATAAATCAAACTCCCTCATTTACAACTACTTTCTAATTATCTCTATTAAATTTATTCATCAGGTTAGGTAAAAATGTTGAATGTCAATCAAGTGACATTATTTTTTCCTTAACTTCAATGTTGGCTAAACTAGATTAATAATGAACAAATCGCTCTCGAACGACTATGCAACCTTTTGGGTTGATGATGGTATACTCCACTTTATCTACCATCCGGAAGTTGTTATAGATCTTTTCGCTGCAGAAAAGGTGGTGGCTGATCGATTAAAATGCCAGGAAGATAAATATTATCCTGTTTTCTGTGATACCCGTGGAATCAAAGATACAGACAAATCAGCAAGAGACTATTTAGCAAGGGAAGGATCAATTCTTACTTCAGCAGTTGCTTTCCTGGTAAATCCCCCCATCTCTCAAGCCATCATTGATTTCTACGTTCGCACCAGTAAGCCCATAACCCCCACTAACATTTTTACTGAAAAATACGACGCACTCAAATTCCTAAAAACCTATCGCTAAATTCATCTGGTAGATGTACACCAAAACAGATAAAGAAAAGATTTCCAAGATCTGTCAAATGATTCTTGAGGTGGCTAGTGGAAATTTTTCTTACCGGATTGAACGCTCCCGCCACAATGACCAACTGGAAACAATAATAGTGCTTCTAAATATGATGGCGGAAGAGATACGAGAGAGTTTTCATCATTTTGCGCTTATCAATCCCCACGAAACTTACAAGCAGATAGCTCAAATGACATTTATTCTGGATGATCAGTTCTGCGTTCGTAACTTTAACTCCTCAGCCCAGCAGCTCCTGGGGCTCCCATTCTCAAAACTGAGTGGAGCTCCCTTTGAAAAATTTTTAACCATCGACTCTGCCCAACAATGGAAAAAAGAAATTGAAGAAATCAAAAAACTCAATGAGTCACCTTATTACCAAACGCTTCGACTCTTTTTCTCCTCTAGTAATTCATTAACGGTGCCTGCTCTTTGCTCCATTTCGTCTCTTGTATTAAGGAAAGATGATCGAAAGTTATTTCTGGTAACTGCACTCCAGACAATTATCCAATCCAAAGAAAAGGAGGAAAATGTTCAACTGGCACTACAAAATCTTAAAACCAAGAGTTTAAAGAGTAACAAAAAGCAGCAGTATTCACTTTACCGGGAAGCGGATAAGAAAAAAATCCAGAAAATATATGATTATGTACTCAATAATCCTGAAAAACCCCTACCCTCTCTAAAAGAACTCGCTCTTGAACACGGCACGAATGAATTTAAACTAAAGATAGGCTTCAGGCAACTCTATAACACTTCAGTATTTCGTTTTCAAAAAGACCAAAGGCTTCAAAGGGCTCATAGCTTTATTTCAAACACAGATATTCCCCTCAGTCGAGTTGCAGAAATTTGCGGTTTTAAAAGTTTTCCTCATTTCTCAAAAATATTCAAAACGAAATACGGCTACAATCCAAGTGAGCTTAGAAATCAGAAAGTGGAATAAATACGCCGCCAACAAAATTCTATACCAGACTGTTAGATAATCCTTCCGAATTTTATCATGTAACGAAAAGTATCATGGAAAAATTGGAGATGAACATTAAGCAATGGAAAAAGCGCATAGTATATGCTATTTCTTTGTTCTTTATTATTTTATTTACTTATGCGGCTACCAGTAAGCTTTTAATATTTAAATCGTTCCACTCGCAACTTGAGGAGTCACCCTTCATAAGTTCGATCTCTCTTCCTGTTGCGATTATTCTACCGGGAGTTCTACTCATCATATCCTTTCTGTTGGTTATTCCCAGATTTAGAATAATCGCCTTCTACTTCTCTTTAGCGCTAATGATCATCTTCAACGTATATATAATTGGTGTTTTAAATTTTGCAGAATCTGTCCCCTGTTCCTGTGGCGGTGTGATAAAAGCGTTCTCCTGGAATGAACATTTAATTTTCAACACTGGATGTTCCTTATTGGCCCTTTTGGGTATTTCTCTCTCTTACGACCTGAAGACAGTTTATAGAAAATCTTCAACCAATGCGGTTGAAGTAAAAACATAAAAATTTTTGTTGCAACAAAAGCAGGGAAAGCCGAAAACCTGATATACAGAGTAGGCAATCTTTAAATATTAGAAATCATGAAAACTAAATTTTTATTACCAATGATCGCAATGATGTTTGCCATTGGAATTTCGTTTGCATCTGTAGAATCAAATGCTTCATCAGCAATCGGATTTATTCAAACCGATCAAGGCTGGGAACAGGTTGATGTGGGTTGTGAAACCGGTTCAAATACCTGTAGGATGTATTATTCAAGTGATCCCAGTAAAATATATGTGGTTCATGATGCACCAGGCGGAAGTCCCCTGAAATCGCCTAGTCCAAAACCTATTAAGGTTCTTGATTAAGTTGATGTGAAATTAGAACATCGAGGTTAAATAACCTCGATGTTCTTTAAAATTTGTATACTCCACAATTCCTCCCCATTACAAGTTCAAACCTTTTGGAATCTAGAAAGTGTTTTTTCGCCAATTTCTGAATATCGGTAGGTATTACAGATTGAACAAATTTTACCTCATCAGATTCGGATTTAATTCCGAATCAGATTTCTCAAGAATAAAACACTGAATATTACACCCCGTGTATAGTCTTTTTGAAATTTGACTATTATGATCTAAATAAGGAGCACACTAACACCAAATGAAAAATATAATTTTACCTCACCAAAAGTATGTAGGATCTTATTGTTTTAATCTATCTCACCTTTTGCCTCATCATAAGATTCCGGAATAAAAATAAATTGTTGCAAATTTTCTTCACTTAAATATTTCTTGGCGGCAGTATTTATATCCTCTAAAGTTATAAAGTGCTTCATTATGGTGGTGTATTGAAGGACTTCCTGTTCTAGATCTTCGTGGCTCACCAATTTTTCCTTTAGATAATCCCGCCAAAAATTAAAAATTCCAAACTTACTTAGTCCGTTGCCAAAAGCGGCAGCTTCATCAGAGATGGCAGCGTCTAACCATGACTGGTCCACCCCAAATTCACGCAGTTTTCGAAATTCTTCAATGGCATTTTGGATCATGTTTTCCTCATTACCCAATTCGCTATCGAACTTCATACTGAAGGAAAAAACACCATTCTTAATATCCATCCAGTCTCCACCAGTTATCGGCGAATAACTGCCCTGTCGTAAGCGATTCCAAACTCTTTCATATAGAGCTTTTGTAAGGAGTCGAAGTTCGATTTGAGTCTTTACATCCCTACCAGCAGGAGTCGGGAAATAAAGTCGTACAAAGGCCTGATCAATATTCTTTGACTTAATCGTTTTGTTTATTCTTTTTAAAGGAAATTTATGAGTATCACTATTAACTGCTTTTTTACTACCTACCGGAAAGAGAGATAATTTCTCACTTAGTAGCGGTAATATTTCTTCAGTGTTGAAATCCCCCGTGATAATAAAGGTGTAACCCGATAAGTCTGAAAACCATCTTATATAGGCTGCAAAAACATCATCTAATTTTATGTTTTCTAAATCAGAAGTTCCTAGCACAGGAACCTTTGGATACCACACAGATTCTATGTTATCCTTTAGAAAAAAATCAAAACGACTATTGGGTACATAACTTTTCAGGTGCTGGTCATGATCAACTTTTAAAGCGGTAAAGCCTTCCAGGCTTTTTCTAGGCTGATCAACGTAAAGAAACAGAAGGTTTAGAAGTTCATCAATATCCGCAACTTTACTTCTACCATGAATCCGCTGGTAATTGGCATCAGAAAAGAACATTAGCCTCATTTCCTTTTCTTGAAAGAATCTATCAATTTCAAATTTTGTGAAAGGCCCGGCACCTGCATATCCCATGTATTTCGGAACAATACTGGCAGCCAAATATTCTTTTCTATTGGAGGTTGGAATTTCATTAGGGCGAAAAGCATCTATGGTCACAAGACCTTTCTGGCGTTGAGAAGCTGGATTGGAAGACTT
This Salinimicrobium tongyeongense DNA region includes the following protein-coding sequences:
- a CDS encoding DUF7793 family protein, which translates into the protein MNKSLSNDYATFWVDDGILHFIYHPEVVIDLFAAEKVVADRLKCQEDKYYPVFCDTRGIKDTDKSARDYLAREGSILTSAVAFLVNPPISQAIIDFYVRTSKPITPTNIFTEKYDALKFLKTYR
- a CDS encoding sodium:calcium antiporter — translated: MSIWLWALVLLAAVWAAHWGAEHLAKPLKKLRKQWGFSVAAGGALIGLAAASPEIGINITSAVTGVGDIGLGTMFGSNVIAIPLMVITAYIATRHLKNKNKDGGHQEHKKEHLLKVDPTAVTVQALPYLVIVAVVAILTVPSAWRGLQPMDGWIMLGMYIAFLAQALLRGKKESEKVEWKKKEIWLAVAGLVALGLGAFFTVRATENLVSSFGLSQIVGGLFITAPMAALPEVFATWSVAKSGQITSGVTSVIGDHAVTLTVAFFPLALVGLPVGNFPLFVTVLSFVGLVGILYAAFIHMGSKKSGHGFKRWQVATLGGVLLVYVGVVLFGVLNIF
- a CDS encoding bifunctional aminotransferase class I/II-fold pyridoxal phosphate-dependent enzyme/GNAT family N-acetyltransferase; this translates as MAKIKQNNFLDTVDEVFTSAKKAGVLHLHSDGNVFSGRTIQISGKQHYHFGTTGYLGLEQDPRLKEAAIDAIRRYGTQFPLSKSYISHPLYATLEEKVGQMYGQPVIITKNSTLGHLAVIPTAVRDEDGVILDHQVHWSVQNATQLLKTRGVPVEMIRHNNLDMLEDKIKALIGKCSKIWYMADGVYSMYGDFAPIEQLMQLANKYPQLHFYFDDVHGMSWNGENGTGYVSSILNELPKNVLLVGTLSKTFGASGAVAVCSDKRLHNKIKTFGGPLTFSAQLEPASVGAAIASADIHLSTEIYSLQAELQARINYFNHLLDQTELPLIDRNNSPVFYIGTGMPISGYNFVQRLLKEGFYVNLGIYPAVPVKNTGVRITISRHNKASDIKGLVEAMEYHYTAALEETGASLLKVRKAFKMPTEKVKEEEKQLVPHDFKILIEDSIEKIEKEEWNRMFKGKGILDWDGQLFLENVFRGNSKKEHNWDFKYLIIKDENDEPILASSLSHALWKDDLLAPASTSLKVEEQRKTMGAYFLTSQVLSTGSIFTEGDHIYINESHPNLLKVWKVFIDILENVDHENYNSSMIVLRDFPSDTPYNGIFHDHGFVKVNMPESSVYKNFNWDTPEDFQSTLSRRSRRHFGKDIAAFEDKFELTVCQNVQQDILPKLQVLYENVRQNNPGLNTFSFPEKLFRSMNEDPNWEFLLLYLKKEWTENNSVELVGVMFCYKNLEMTYVPEFIGMDYQYAREFNVYRQLLYRTITRAKNLGYKKIDFGLTAAFEKRKLGAEIIPKVCYVQAKDNFSLELLETMQNSR
- a CDS encoding helix-turn-helix domain-containing protein, with the translated sequence MYTKTDKEKISKICQMILEVASGNFSYRIERSRHNDQLETIIVLLNMMAEEIRESFHHFALINPHETYKQIAQMTFILDDQFCVRNFNSSAQQLLGLPFSKLSGAPFEKFLTIDSAQQWKKEIEEIKKLNESPYYQTLRLFFSSSNSLTVPALCSISSLVLRKDDRKLFLVTALQTIIQSKEKEENVQLALQNLKTKSLKSNKKQQYSLYREADKKKIQKIYDYVLNNPEKPLPSLKELALEHGTNEFKLKIGFRQLYNTSVFRFQKDQRLQRAHSFISNTDIPLSRVAEICGFKSFPHFSKIFKTKYGYNPSELRNQKVE
- a CDS encoding RteC domain-containing protein, giving the protein MKRFHGVVESFEQKIAVILDSPEQQIRVTNKGIDLCNRVLTELKDLIEKEDLESVEEEIHFFKEVKPSVMSYLIYFTEVRSCEIRKPKAGVNFQVRFFEKEIKKVNKFFYRNIDFSHYMELGHNYLDHQLFTRNYQNNFPFTPLVNYYQFPEFSTSHDMLWSKIKAMHRFLHYIRKCLGELRPGRSFISQERKHPVLFWTSSKTALTELIYALYSDGALNHGAADLNTITTSFEDFFNVKLDNVYKTYSEIKARKGSKTKFLEELMLNLQQKMSKEDGL
- a CDS encoding DUF6520 family protein, with the protein product MKTKFLLPMIAMMFAIGISFASVESNASSAIGFIQTDQGWEQVDVGCETGSNTCRMYYSSDPSKIYVVHDAPGGSPLKSPSPKPIKVLD
- a CDS encoding MauE/DoxX family redox-associated membrane protein: MEKLEMNIKQWKKRIVYAISLFFIILFTYAATSKLLIFKSFHSQLEESPFISSISLPVAIILPGVLLIISFLLVIPRFRIIAFYFSLALMIIFNVYIIGVLNFAESVPCSCGGVIKAFSWNEHLIFNTGCSLLALLGISLSYDLKTVYRKSSTNAVEVKT